From Bdellovibrio sp. KM01:
ATGAATCAACTGGATTCAAGTTCCCAGTCGAATGCGGCTTCATCTGAAGAAATCGCATCCACGGCAGAGGAAATTTCCGCTCAATCAACACAAATGCAAAGAATGATGGAAGACTTAAGCTTCTTGATTTCAGGTGAGCGTGCGGTGCCGGTTGCGGCCCCTGCAGCAACAGCAGTGGTTAAAAAAATCCACAGTTTGAAGCGCGGCCCATCAAAGTCCAAAGCCCAGGCTTCTGCAGAATTTCTGCCACTGGATGAAAATGAAGAAAGCGGACGCGGTACCCTGGGTAAAGCGTCAAGTTTCTAACAGTCAGGTAGCACATTGAATAGAACCCTGATCACTGAAAGTGACCGGGTTTTTTTATTTTCTCGCCGAGCGAGATTTTGGTTTTGGTGCTGATTTGGTCATCGGCTTTCCAGGTCGACTGCCTGGTTTGCTGAGCTTGTTGCCACCCGTTTTTTTCACAGAAGCTTTCACCGGCGGTTTCGCACGGGAATTGAATTTAGTTTTATCCCGGTCTTCCGGAAGTTTTCTGCCTTCAAGATCTGCGATAAAGCGTTCGTCACGTTCCGTCACAAAGTTAATCACCACACCTTTACGACCGGCACGGGCGGTGCGGCCTGCGCGGTGCAGATAATTTTCTTTTTGCTTCGGCAGATGATAGTTGATCACGCGATCCACATTTGGAATATCCAAACCCCGACCGGCTAGATCTGTTGCCACCAACAGCTTCACTTTGCCGTCAGTGAATTTTTTTAGATTCGAACGGCGTTCGGCCTTTTCCATTTCCCCGCGATAAATCACAGCGGCATAACCGTTATCAGAAAGCTCTTGGGCCAGTTTGTCGCATTGCTCACGAGTGTTGGCGAACAGAATCGTTCCGCCTTCAGCAGGTTCTTTCAAAATCTTTTCTAATAGAGGCCAGCGACGGCCGTCTTTCACAATACGATTTTGTGTCACTAAAGTTTTGACCGTTTTTCCGGCGCCCGCACTGCGGTAAAGTTCAGCTTTCGCGAACATCCCGTTAATCAGTTCTTGGACGGCGGGGGAGACAGTCGCTGAAAACAGAGCTAATTGAACCTCGGTCGGGCAGGCATAATAGATATTATTTGAGTCAGAAATAAATCCTTTATCCAGCATTTGATCGGCTTCGTCAAACACCAGCATGCGTACATCCGTCAAATCAATGTATTTAAGATTCATCATTTGAATCAGACGACCGGGAGTTGCAAGCAAGATCTCAAAGGGGCCGGAGGTGTTACGACGAGCTTGCTCCATCGCCATACCACCCAAAGCAGGGCGGACGCGCAAGCGAGTATCATGGGTCAAAGTTTTAAAAACTTTGGAAACCTGCTCCCCCAGTTCGCGCGTTGGGACCATTACTACGGCGCGCGGACGGGAGTTTTCTGTCACCTCTTGGCCTGCGTCCTCAAGGGACTTCAATGCGTGTAGCAAAGGCAGTGCATAAGCCAAGGTTTTACCGCTTCCAGTTTCGGCAACACCCACCACAGATTGTCCCCCCATCAAGGTGGGAATCGCGTTGCTTTGAATTTCCGTGGGATTCGTAATTTGATTCGATTTTAATGTCTTAACCAATGAGCCTAAGAGGCCATAATCAGAGAATTTCGCCATGGTGTTTGTCCTTATTGACAGCGTTGTTGAATGATAGATTTGATCA
This genomic window contains:
- a CDS encoding DEAD/DEAH box helicase; the encoded protein is MAKFSDYGLLGSLVKTLKSNQITNPTEIQSNAIPTLMGGQSVVGVAETGSGKTLAYALPLLHALKSLEDAGQEVTENSRPRAVVMVPTRELGEQVSKVFKTLTHDTRLRVRPALGGMAMEQARRNTSGPFEILLATPGRLIQMMNLKYIDLTDVRMLVFDEADQMLDKGFISDSNNIYYACPTEVQLALFSATVSPAVQELINGMFAKAELYRSAGAGKTVKTLVTQNRIVKDGRRWPLLEKILKEPAEGGTILFANTREQCDKLAQELSDNGYAAVIYRGEMEKAERRSNLKKFTDGKVKLLVATDLAGRGLDIPNVDRVINYHLPKQKENYLHRAGRTARAGRKGVVINFVTERDERFIADLEGRKLPEDRDKTKFNSRAKPPVKASVKKTGGNKLSKPGSRPGKPMTKSAPKPKSRSARK